The following nucleotide sequence is from Mucilaginibacter sp. cycad4.
TGGCATCCGGGCTTATATGCCTTGCAATGAGATCTGTGAGCAGGGACTTAAATTTTTCTATATCATAAGTGAACATATCTTCAATCATCAGGGTTGGCCGATCTGTGTTGCTCAGGCCACGATATAATTGATGAGCAATGCGCCGGCAATAATCAGCAGGCCAAAGAACTCCCTCGTTTTTTCTATATAGGGCTTGTCTGCCTGCATCGTTTCTACCAGACTTGGCTTGTTATATTTCGTTATCCAGTCGCGGACGCCATCTTTAGAAAAATAAATGATACATGCGTGAACAAGGTATATCGCGATCAAACATAGATACAACTTCGGATAAACCTGGTGAAAAACTACCAGCCCGCAACATACCGCCGCACTAAGGTAGATCGGTACCCAAAGCCATGGATCGACATCGTTGAGGTTAAGGTAAGCGAAGACCAGGAAAGAAAGACAGAAAATGATATTTATAATAGCAACCATATTGAACAGATCGGGGCCGGGCAAATTAATAAATGTAATGTAATCTAAGGCTCATATATCAATATATATTTTCTAACGCTTGACAATTTCAGGAATGAATTCTCGTAACAATACCCACGGTTGAAAAGCGTGAGCTGTAAGTTCTGACAACTTGAACTTTAAATACTGCTAAGATTATAGCAATTGCTGGCATGAGTGGTTGCGGTAAAACCACTATGTTAAAACTGCAACAACATTGCAGCCTTGCATTTTTGCATAAGTATTATTTTACCGTATAAGCCACTACCTTTTGACCCAACCCGCCAATTTGGATATAACCACTTAAGGGTATAACCGTCAGTGTGCTGATTATAAGTTACTTAACTCAATCTTTCGGATATGGATTAGTTAGTTGCCTTTTGTTTTTAATACCAAAGTGGTTACCAGCGAATCTAATCCTACTGTGGCCAGGTCAAGATTGACACCGGTTGCATCCTGATGAAATTTAACCTTTTTACCATGAAGCACCGAACACGTTGTAATAGTCTGTTTAATTGGCGGCAATTTAATTACGGTTTCTCCCTCCGGCATTTTGAGCAGGTGGATGTATATATTACTGCCTTTGTAAGTAGCACCATAAAAATCATCAACGGGTTGAAAAGGCCCGGGACGCGTTTGATAAATACTTTCCCCGTTTTTTGCTAACCAGTTTCCCACTTCTTTCAGCCGGTCCACGTGCGTTGGAGGAATAACACCATCCGGGTCTGGCCCAACATTTAATAACATATTTCCGCCGCGGTCAACAGTATTAACAAGCATATTTATAATTTTTTTCAGCGGCATCAGTCGCTGAGCTTTATTATATCCCCAACTTGTTTCGTTAAGGTTCAGGCATTTCTCCCATGGGAAGGGAATAATGGGGCCCTTAACATCGCCACCGCCTTCATCTGTCTGGAAATCTCCCACCATTCCCGATCTTGGATTAATGACCACATCCGGGTTATAGCTACGTACCATGGCATTAAGTTTTAATGGTTCCCAAAACCAGGCCGCGTCGGCATCAGTACCTTGATGCGCCAGCCAGCCGCCATCGTACCACAAAATATCTATTTTGCCATATTTTTTCATTAACTCCTCTACCTGCCCATACGTTTGTTTCTTGAGCAAGGCTGCATTGTCAGGAAGCCCTTTCGGATCAAAATAACCCGGAAAACGCCAGTCAAGCGGGGAGTAATAAATACCAACATACAAACCCGCTTTACGGCAGGCATTTGTATACTCTTTTACAAAATCGCGGTGAGCGATAGTTTCCCAACTATCAAAATGCTTATAACTTGAAGGGCTGTTCCAAAGGGCAAAACCATCATGATGCCTGCTCACCATTACCATATACTTCATACCTGCCTCTTTCGCTACTTTAGCCCATTCTGCAGCGTTAAAATGCTTCGGATTAAACTGATCAGCTAATTTGGCATATTCCTCAGCAGGTATCTTTTGGTTGAACATCGTCCATTCGCCCGTGGCCGGGATTGAATACAAGCCCCAATGTATGAACATCCCGAATTTCTGATCTTCCCACCACTGCATCTTTTCGGGCGGAAGATTGGAACCCGGGCCCGATACGCCTTGCCCTACACCCTTTAATGAGGGGTAGACCTTACCTTTTTCCATTGATTTTCTTTCTGCGTCGCCCATTTCCTGGCTTTTTGCCGCAAAAGAATAGCTCATGAGAATTAATATAAGCCCGGTGCCAATAATTTTTATTTTTTGTTTGAGCATGATTTTAGTTTATATAATTGACAACATGGCATCTTCTCGCTTACAAAGGTTCTTTGCAATAACTTACGGCAGGGGTTGTCTTATGTTTATCTGGTTACGCGAAATTAGGTAAAACCCACGTATCAGGATTATATTAATCAGACTTTCGTTGGCATAAATCCGACCCTCTTTTGTTGGTAGGCTGTCAATGACCTTTGGTGGCAATTCATAGCTGCTTAATGGGCAACCGCCCGCTCTGTGGAATATCCCGGCATGCTTGACCCATTCGATTCTGTGTTTATCAGATCAATGGGCCGGGGCGTTAAGCGAAGTGCAAAGAATACTTAGTCGCCTTTCCGGATCATGCTGGTTAAAGGCCCCTTAATCTCAGCATTATTCTGTAA
It contains:
- a CDS encoding transmembrane 220 family protein, which produces MVAIINIIFCLSFLVFAYLNLNDVDPWLWVPIYLSAAVCCGLVVFHQVYPKLYLCLIAIYLVHACIIYFSKDGVRDWITKYNKPSLVETMQADKPYIEKTREFFGLLIIAGALLINYIVA
- a CDS encoding alpha-L-fucosidase; translation: MLKQKIKIIGTGLILILMSYSFAAKSQEMGDAERKSMEKGKVYPSLKGVGQGVSGPGSNLPPEKMQWWEDQKFGMFIHWGLYSIPATGEWTMFNQKIPAEEYAKLADQFNPKHFNAAEWAKVAKEAGMKYMVMVSRHHDGFALWNSPSSYKHFDSWETIAHRDFVKEYTNACRKAGLYVGIYYSPLDWRFPGYFDPKGLPDNAALLKKQTYGQVEELMKKYGKIDILWYDGGWLAHQGTDADAAWFWEPLKLNAMVRSYNPDVVINPRSGMVGDFQTDEGGGDVKGPIIPFPWEKCLNLNETSWGYNKAQRLMPLKKIINMLVNTVDRGGNMLLNVGPDPDGVIPPTHVDRLKEVGNWLAKNGESIYQTRPGPFQPVDDFYGATYKGSNIYIHLLKMPEGETVIKLPPIKQTITTCSVLHGKKVKFHQDATGVNLDLATVGLDSLVTTLVLKTKGN